In Paenibacillus durus, the DNA window CATTTGTCTGGACCATCCTTCGGTGCTCTGCCCTTTAATTTTGACTGTTCCCCCTAAGGGCTTCAGAAAATACAGCAAGGTCTTGAACAAGGTTGTTTTGCCTGCGCCGTTGGGACCGAGCAGACACATAATCTCCCCGGCCTGAACCGAGAAGGAAACCTCTTTGACGATTGGCTGACTGCCATAACCGCAGGAGAGATTCTCGACTTCGAGCATCAGTCCCACCCCCTTTTTCCGGTAAGGAGCAGCACAATGAAAAAGGGAGCTCCGATCAGGGAAGTCAGGATTCCAAGCGGGATTTCCATGGTAAGCGCGCTGCGGGCAATATCATCGACAAGCAGCAGATAGGTTGCGCCATAAAGCGCGGAGACAGGCAGCAGCACTTTGTAGTTCGGCCCGACGACCATACGCGAGAGATGAGGCACGATTAGACCTACCCAGCCGATCATGCCGCTGACGGATACTGCTGCGGCGGTCAGCAGGGTGGAGCATATGATGGTGACGATGCGGATTCTGGCCGTATTGACACCGAGCGACTGGGCTTCTTCCTCGCCAAAAGACAGTACGTTCAGCTTCCAGCGAAGCAGAAGAAGCGGTGTCAAACCGATGAACACGAGCGGGGCAAGGATGGCCAAATCATCCAGTCCGACAAGAGATAAGCCGCCCATCAGCCAAAAGGTGATGGAGGGAAGCTTGTTGTCGGGATCGGCGGCCAGCTTAATAATCGAGGTGAACGAGCCGAACACGGTGGAAATGACGATCCCTGTCAGCACCAGGGAAAGCACCGCCCCCCCTCTGCGGCTGACAAGCGATCCAATGGAGTAGGTCAGCGCCACCGCTCCAATACCGAGCAGGAAGGACAGCAGTTGAATGCCTGCCGGGCCAAGCGACAGCAGCATTGCAAGCGCCGCGCCGAATCCCGCCCCGGCAGAGGCGCCCAGAATATCCGGCGACACCATCGGATTGCGGAACAAGCCTTGGTACGAAGCTCCGGCGGCAGCCAAGGCCCCGCCGACGAGCAGGGCGGCGGCGATTCGCGGAATGCGCACATTGAACAGGACGGTGCTTACAGAATCCGGTCCCGGGTCGGGCAGTCCGAGCAGGCGGGCCCGGAAGATATCCGCCATCTGGGACAGCGAGACGCTGTAACGTCCGAGTGTGAAGGAGAGGAGCAGCACGGCAATCGGCAGTCCGGCGGTCAGGACGATTCGGATCACCCGTCTGCGTTTGCCGGAGGAATTCGTCGTTTGACCCAACATTTCGGAAGTTTGTGTCATTTTTGCGTTCATCCTTCAGCCTCCTTTTTTCTGAATGTTTCTGAAACCAGCTTGAAAGCCTAAGTTTTTTACATTTTGATATAAAAAGATAAAAATTGTTATGACATTTAGCATATATTCATTATTATTATATATAATTAGACATGATTAGAGTAGAAAAGACAGCGGAATTCGCGTTCGTTGCCATAGCGTTTCTGGAGATTTTGATCACAGGCCGATAATCCCGATTTTTTCCTTCATTAATCTCAGCTTCAAACTCATCCTCGCTTTGGTTGACATCCCCCCTAAAATTCTTTAAGATGTCTAAGTATCTGAATATACGGTCATTTACACATTGGATCAGCCAAAATTTAAAATAACAGGTGATGAACATGTCTTATAAACCGGTAATCACGAACGTGACGAAGGCCAGCAGCAACGACAAGGAAGGGCTGTATGAATTTATAATTAAGCTTGCTGACGGAACGGAATGCCGTGCGTTCTACCATCGGTTTCCTGAATGGAGAATGACGAACATCAGCCGGCTTCTGAAGACTCCCTGCCCGATTTGCCGCAAGGACTTCATTTGTAAATGCATGGAGGCGTTCACCGGAGACTTGGAAGATCAAATGATCGGTGACAACTGGATTGAGAAGACCACTGCCGAGTAACGGCAGCGAACAGGAACCTGGAGGCGCGGGAAGATTCCCGCGTTTTTGTTTTGCCTTAAAACGGGGAAAGATAGAGTAATGAAGGAAGGAGGGGAGCCGGATGGCTGATGTGAGAAGAACGCAATTCACCGATCAGGAGATACCGGAAGAACAAGGAAAGATGGAAGAACGGGAAAAAGCAAAGGAATCGTCGAAGATGAAAGAGTGGTCAAAAGCGGAAGTGCCCGAAAAAAACGCAGACACCGAAGAGGCATCCATCGTTCTGATCGACGGCGTCTGTCATTTATGCGGGTGGCTCACGACCTTCATTATTCCCCGTGATCCGGAAGGACGTTTTCGTTTCGCGCCACTGCAGAGCGACATCGGGCGTAAGCTGCTGGAAAAGGGCGGGCTGGACGCTCATCGGCTGGATACGGTAGTGCTGATAGAGAAGGGAAGGTATTATACGGAATCGGCTGCTGCTCTCCGTATTCTGCGCAGACTTCGCTTTCCCTGGCCGGCCGTTTATCTGTTTATTGCCGTACCGGCTCCGCTGCGCAACAAGCTGTACCGGTATGTGGCGAAGAACCGCTACCGCTGGTTCGGCCGCGATGATCATTGCCTTGTGCCTACGCCGGAAATCCGGGGGCGGTTTTTGTAGTGTGATCCCCTTCACGTTGTACGTTTGCTGGCTAGGGAAACGAACAAGATGGCCGACTCAATTATCTCGATTTTTAAATATTGCCGTGTCCCAATAAATATGCTAGTATAGCTGTAAATTATAGGAATAGTGACGGAAGCACCGTTCATTAACCGTTTGTCGCGGTTATTGGCGGTGCTTTTTTGCTGTCTTCTTATAAGTAAATTACGAGGAAGTTAAGGAAGGGGGAAGGTTATGGCCGCTAACATCGTGCTCGCCGTGCGTGAAACCCAGTATATCGAACCGCTGCTGCACTATATACACCACAGCGAGTATGGCGAAATGCTGAATATTAAGGCGTTCAGCCGAATGGATATTTTTACCGAGTACATGAAGGGCGGAGAAGCGCCTGACGCGGTTGTCGGCGATCCCGCATTCATCGAGGCGTGGCTCGTTGGGGGCCGGGCGGCGGTGCCTTGGGCGATTCTGGAGGAAGCCGGCGGCGCGGCGTTCACGGAGAATCAAAGTGCTGCAGGCGGCAAACGGATTGCAAAATACCAAGCGCTGCCGGCGCTGCTGTCCTCCATGCTTCAGTTGTGTGAAGTACAGCGGCACCGCACAGCTTCCGGTTTGGGTGAAGGCACTTTGCTGCTTGGAGTTGTGTCGGGAAGCGGCAGCAGCGGCAAAACGACGGTCGCGATGAACTTAGCCAAGCAGTTTGGGTGCCAAGGGTTGTCCGTATTTTATCTAAATCTTGAGACGGTGAACAGCAGCGGGTTGTTTCTGCATCCTTCCTGGGGCAACGGTCCGGGTCTGGAGCGGCTTTTGTACGAGATCCAAGCCTCCAAAGATAAAGGGCATGCTTCGGAAATCGGCATAAGACGCTATGCTGTAAGACTGGACGCGCTGCACTGCGATACCTTCAGACCTGTCAGCAATGTTAAGGAAATGCTGCAAATGAGCGCAGGGGATGCGCAGGAGCTGATGGAACTGCTGGCCGGGGACGGCGGCTATGATATCGTCATCGTCGATACAGGCAGCATTGGGGAAGAACGCGCCGGGGCGGTGCTGCAATGCTGCAGGCGTCTGGTTTGGGTGCTTCGGGACGACGAGATGGGCGTCTACAAAACAGGAAAGTGGCTGTCGCACTTCACTTCTCCGCATTCCGGGATGAAGGCTGATTTGTCCGGCAAGAGCCTGTTTGCAGTAAATTTCGCCAGGGAGAATGCCCCGCAGTTACCTTCCAGTGAGGGAATAGAGCCCGATGTCCTGCTGCCCTACATCTCCTCCTGGAATCTGCCCAATAGAGGGGAGCTAAGTCTCAATTCACCGCTGTTCCAGCGCGGCATCCAGAAGCTATGCGGAATAATTACGGGAATGCCTCCTCTTAAGCCTCAGTCAGGCGGAGAGGAAAATTCATGAATGACGAACTATTCCGGGCTCTTCGCAGCGATATACGTTCGGGTCTGGATGTGACCTCCTCCGTGGGAAACGGCGAGCTGATCTCGCATATTGAAAAGACGATTTTTGAGCGGGAAGAGCTGCGATCGTTAACGGCCCAGGAGAAGCGTTCGCTTGTCCGCAGACTGTTCGATTCCTTTCGGGGTCTGGATGTGCTTCAGCCGCTCGTGGACAATCCGGCCATCAGCGAGATTATGATTAACAGCCACGAAGATATTTTTGTCGAAGAGGAAGGGGAGATCCGCCGCCTGTCGCTGGCGTTTGAATCGGCAGACAGGCTGGAGGATATTATCCAGATTGTCGTTTCCGACGTCAACCGCGTAGTGAACGAATCGTCACCGATTGTCGATGCGCGCTTAAAAGACGGCTCGCGGGTCAATATTGTGCTCCCGCCCGTCGCGCTGAAGGGTCCGGCGATGACGATCCGAAAGTTTCCCGAGTCGCCGATGACCATGGATGATCTTGTCCGCCGGGAAGCCATCAGCCAGGAAGCGGCCGATCTGTTGAAGACGCTCGCAGCCGCTAAATACAATATTTTTATCAGCGGCGGAACGGGCTCGGGCAAGACGACCTTTCTGAACGCATTATCCCAGTTCATTCCTCCGCAGGAGAGAGTTATTACAATTGAGGATTCGGCAGAGCTGCAAATTGTGACCGTGCCTAACCTGGTGTCCCTGGAGACCAGGAACGCTAACACGGAGGGAAGGGGAGAAATCACCATCCGCGATCTGATCCGCTCGTCACTGCGGATGCGTCCCAACCGGATCGTCGTCGGCGAGGTGCGCGGCGCAGAGGCGCTCGATATGCTGCAGGCGATGAATACTGGACATGACGGATCGTTATCCACCGGCCACGCCAACAGCGCGCGCGATATGGTCAGCCGCCTGGAAACGATGGTGCTGAGCGGCGCCGATCTTCCGGTTGCCGTCGTTAGGCAGCAGATCAGCTCGGCCATCGACATTTTTGTCCATCTGGCGAGGCTGCGCGACCGCTCGAGGCGGGTTACGGAGATCAGCGAGGTTGTCGGGCTTAATGACGGAGAAGTGCAGCTGAACCCGCTGTACGAATTCCGGGAAACCGGCGAGAGCGAAGGACGGCTGCGGGGCGCGCTGGAAGCAAGCGGCAATCCTTTACGGCACACAGAGAAGCTGGCCATGGCGGGAATGGCTTTTACTCCGCTGAGTCGTTATGAGGGCCCGGTTTAAATAAGGAAGGGAGGCGGGGCTAATGCCCGAAATATGGAGAAGGAACCGGGGGACGGCGGATCGTGCAGCATCCGATCGTCATCCGGTCATCCGTGAACCGGCTATCCGGAGGCCGTCCCGGACTGAGGCGGTTAAGCGGAGTCATGCCAGCCGAGAACAGGCGGGGAGCGGCGATGTCGCTGTACCGCGCTTGCCGGATTACACCGTATACACGCTGAATTCGCGGCAGAGAATCATTTCGGTAGCGGCAGGTGGCTTCATTCTATTTGGGGTCGGCTATCTGTTCTATCACAACCTGGTTATCGCCTTGTTATTGTCGGCCGGAGGATACTTCGCCCCGCGCATTTGGAGGGATTATCTGAAGAAGCGCCGCCGAGCTATGCTTAACCTCCAGTTCAAGCAAATGCTATTCTCGCTCTCTTCCTCGCTGTCTGCGGGCAGGTCGGTGGAGAATGCATTTCGTGAAGCGGTGCAGGATTTGAAAATGCTCGATCCGGAGGGCGGCAGCGATATGATTGCCGAGCTGAATATTATCTGCGCGCGGCTTGAATATGGACAGCCGATTGAAGAAGCGCTGCTTGATTTCAGCAAGAGGGCAGATATGGAGGATATCCGGCGGTTCGCCGATGTCTTCTCCGTCTGCAAACGGACGGGCGGCGACCTGGTAGAGGTAGTCCGCCGCACCTCAAGCATCATCGGCGAGAAGCTGGATGTCCAACAGGAGATCGCGGTCAGCATTTCCCAAAAACGGTTCGAATCCAAAGCACTGCTTGTTTCCCCGCTCATTATGCTGTTGTTTATGAGTTTTAGCGCCGGGGACTATATGCAGCCTATGTATACCGGGTTCGGCATGCTGATCTCTACGTTTGCGCTGGCTGGGCTGATTCTGTGTTATTTCTGGATCAGCAAAATTATGGACATTCCACTGTAAGGAGAGTGGGGAATCTGAGATGGATTTGCGGATTGGCGGCCATTGCGCTGATCATGGGCTGGGTAGCGCTGCGCGCCAGAAGCGGGAAGAGGTACGCTGCCCTGCGGAGCATGCCAGTGGACGGCTTGCGGTTGCGCAGTCTTTCGGAACCGCTGCTTATGCTTCTGGAGAAGGGTGGAGCTACCCGGAAGTTTCCGGTATTCGCATTCCGGCTGCAGCGGTCGGTTCAGCGAATATACGGACAGCGCCACAGTGCGGAAATAACACTGCTGTATATGGGAGAGATGCTGGCCTACAGTTGGCTGCTCCTCTTGGGAGGCTGCGGCTTGGCAGCGCTCAGCGGAGAGCCGTCTGCGCTCATTCTGGGAATTATGCTGGCCATACTGCTTCCCGCCGCGCTTGCAGCCGATCTGCACAAAAAGGTCAAGGTGCGTGAACAGCTCATCATGATGGAATTGCCGGATCTGCTGAGCGGGATTGTGCTGCTGGTCAGTGCGGGTGAGACGGTGCAGCGGGCGATTACGCGCTGCCTGGAAAGCAGAAAGAATGACAGCCATCCGCTCTACCGGGAACTGCTAACAATGACCGGCGAGTGGGAGAGCGGCTATTCGCTTCAGCAGGCATTCGAGAATTTCAGCAAGCGCTGCGCAGTGCAGGAGGTCTCGCTCTTTACGACGACGGTGCTGTTGAATGTACGCAGAGGGGGAGGAGATTTCGCGCTCGCGCTTCGCGATTTATCCCGGCAGCTGTGGGAGAAGCGCAAGGCGGTCAGCCGGACGCGGGGGGAACAGGCATCCTCGAAACTGGTATTTCCGATGGTCGTTATTTTTGTAATTGTAATTGTATTGGTGGGTACTCCGGCTTTTATGATGATGAATATGTAGGAGGATGAGAAACATGTTGACTATTGTGGAGAAAGGCAAAGATTTTTGGCTGGATGAGGAAGGCTTGGGCACGCTCGAAATGATTCTGATTATTGCTGTACTGGTCGCTGTGGTTGTATTGTTCCGCCAGAAGATCAAAGAGGTGATTTCGAATCTGATCGATACCGCTGGTGAAAAAAGCCAGGAAGTATTTGAAGAGTAAGCAGAGTTCAGGATGAGAACAAAACTGCGAGGCGAGGAAGGAAGCTTCACCGTGGAGGCGGCAATGGTGCTGCCGATTATTATGTGCGTCACAATGCTGCTCGTGTTCTTCTGCTTGTACAGCTACCAGAAATCAATGCTGCTTCAAGTTGCGTCTTCAGCGACTGAGCAGGCAGCGTATAACTGGGGCAACAGCCATAAAGCCAGGGACGGATCGTTCCCGCAAGGGGAATATGATTCCCTCTATTGGCGAATCGGGGACGATCATCTGCTGGGCAGCTTGTTTGGGATCGGAGAGAATAGCGGTGCCGCTGTAATGCAGCTTCCAAACGGCGGCATGCAAGAAGATAATCTGCCTTCCGCCAAATTGGGGAAATCCGCTGTAAGAGTTCCGGACAATATGCCGGGAGAAATGAGCTACAACTACACTTTCACGGGAAGAAAAGTAAATGCCAAACTTCGGAGGATGCTGCATTTGCCCGTTCTGGACGATATTCTTTCGGACGGAGCGCAGCCCGAGGTTACCGCACAGTCTCTTGTGGCTGAGCCGGTGGAGTTTATCCGCACCGTGGATTTGATGCGTTACTATGGAGCCAAATTTCGCGGAAAGTCTGCGAATAATGAACCGAAGCAGGCCATGAAGCAGCAGGATGCTTCCGCCATGATGACTAAACTTGGAAACCGCTAAGGGCAGGCAAACTATCCGATGTAATGATACCCAAAAGGTTTGCGGCTGACTCATCTGCTGCACATGTATAAATGAGAGGAAAAGAGGATGAAAAGACGAATTGCGGTCCTAAGCCGCTGCGCCATGCGGTTTAAATGCTGGAGAAGACAAACGGAAGGATCGGTATCGGTGTTCCTG includes these proteins:
- a CDS encoding FecCD family ABC transporter permease, translated to MNAKMTQTSEMLGQTTNSSGKRRRVIRIVLTAGLPIAVLLLSFTLGRYSVSLSQMADIFRARLLGLPDPGPDSVSTVLFNVRIPRIAAALLVGGALAAAGASYQGLFRNPMVSPDILGASAGAGFGAALAMLLSLGPAGIQLLSFLLGIGAVALTYSIGSLVSRRGGAVLSLVLTGIVISTVFGSFTSIIKLAADPDNKLPSITFWLMGGLSLVGLDDLAILAPLVFIGLTPLLLLRWKLNVLSFGEEEAQSLGVNTARIRIVTIICSTLLTAAAVSVSGMIGWVGLIVPHLSRMVVGPNYKVLLPVSALYGATYLLLVDDIARSALTMEIPLGILTSLIGAPFFIVLLLTGKRGWD
- a CDS encoding thiol-disulfide oxidoreductase DCC family protein codes for the protein MADVRRTQFTDQEIPEEQGKMEEREKAKESSKMKEWSKAEVPEKNADTEEASIVLIDGVCHLCGWLTTFIIPRDPEGRFRFAPLQSDIGRKLLEKGGLDAHRLDTVVLIEKGRYYTESAAALRILRRLRFPWPAVYLFIAVPAPLRNKLYRYVAKNRYRWFGRDDHCLVPTPEIRGRFL
- a CDS encoding P-loop NTPase family protein — translated: MAANIVLAVRETQYIEPLLHYIHHSEYGEMLNIKAFSRMDIFTEYMKGGEAPDAVVGDPAFIEAWLVGGRAAVPWAILEEAGGAAFTENQSAAGGKRIAKYQALPALLSSMLQLCEVQRHRTASGLGEGTLLLGVVSGSGSSGKTTVAMNLAKQFGCQGLSVFYLNLETVNSSGLFLHPSWGNGPGLERLLYEIQASKDKGHASEIGIRRYAVRLDALHCDTFRPVSNVKEMLQMSAGDAQELMELLAGDGGYDIVIVDTGSIGEERAGAVLQCCRRLVWVLRDDEMGVYKTGKWLSHFTSPHSGMKADLSGKSLFAVNFARENAPQLPSSEGIEPDVLLPYISSWNLPNRGELSLNSPLFQRGIQKLCGIITGMPPLKPQSGGEENS
- a CDS encoding CpaF family protein, whose protein sequence is MNDELFRALRSDIRSGLDVTSSVGNGELISHIEKTIFEREELRSLTAQEKRSLVRRLFDSFRGLDVLQPLVDNPAISEIMINSHEDIFVEEEGEIRRLSLAFESADRLEDIIQIVVSDVNRVVNESSPIVDARLKDGSRVNIVLPPVALKGPAMTIRKFPESPMTMDDLVRREAISQEAADLLKTLAAAKYNIFISGGTGSGKTTFLNALSQFIPPQERVITIEDSAELQIVTVPNLVSLETRNANTEGRGEITIRDLIRSSLRMRPNRIVVGEVRGAEALDMLQAMNTGHDGSLSTGHANSARDMVSRLETMVLSGADLPVAVVRQQISSAIDIFVHLARLRDRSRRVTEISEVVGLNDGEVQLNPLYEFRETGESEGRLRGALEASGNPLRHTEKLAMAGMAFTPLSRYEGPV
- a CDS encoding type II secretion system F family protein — encoded protein: MPEIWRRNRGTADRAASDRHPVIREPAIRRPSRTEAVKRSHASREQAGSGDVAVPRLPDYTVYTLNSRQRIISVAAGGFILFGVGYLFYHNLVIALLLSAGGYFAPRIWRDYLKKRRRAMLNLQFKQMLFSLSSSLSAGRSVENAFREAVQDLKMLDPEGGSDMIAELNIICARLEYGQPIEEALLDFSKRADMEDIRRFADVFSVCKRTGGDLVEVVRRTSSIIGEKLDVQQEIAVSISQKRFESKALLVSPLIMLLFMSFSAGDYMQPMYTGFGMLISTFALAGLILCYFWISKIMDIPL
- a CDS encoding type II secretion system F family protein, with protein sequence MGWVALRARSGKRYAALRSMPVDGLRLRSLSEPLLMLLEKGGATRKFPVFAFRLQRSVQRIYGQRHSAEITLLYMGEMLAYSWLLLLGGCGLAALSGEPSALILGIMLAILLPAALAADLHKKVKVREQLIMMELPDLLSGIVLLVSAGETVQRAITRCLESRKNDSHPLYRELLTMTGEWESGYSLQQAFENFSKRCAVQEVSLFTTTVLLNVRRGGGDFALALRDLSRQLWEKRKAVSRTRGEQASSKLVFPMVVIFVIVIVLVGTPAFMMMNM
- a CDS encoding Flp1 family type IVb pilin, which gives rise to MLTIVEKGKDFWLDEEGLGTLEMILIIAVLVAVVVLFRQKIKEVISNLIDTAGEKSQEVFEE
- a CDS encoding TadE family protein, translated to MRTKLRGEEGSFTVEAAMVLPIIMCVTMLLVFFCLYSYQKSMLLQVASSATEQAAYNWGNSHKARDGSFPQGEYDSLYWRIGDDHLLGSLFGIGENSGAAVMQLPNGGMQEDNLPSAKLGKSAVRVPDNMPGEMSYNYTFTGRKVNAKLRRMLHLPVLDDILSDGAQPEVTAQSLVAEPVEFIRTVDLMRYYGAKFRGKSANNEPKQAMKQQDASAMMTKLGNR